Proteins encoded together in one Bos indicus x Bos taurus breed Angus x Brahman F1 hybrid chromosome 28, Bos_hybrid_MaternalHap_v2.0, whole genome shotgun sequence window:
- the ZSWIM8 gene encoding zinc finger SWIM domain-containing protein 8 isoform X2: MELMFAEWEDGERFSFEDSDRFEEDSLCSFISEAESLCQNWRGWRKQSAGPNSPTGGGGGGGSGGTRMRDGLVIPLVELSAKQVAFHIPFEVVEKVYPPVPEQLQLRIAFWSFPENEEDIRLYSCLANGSADEFQRGDQLFRMRAVKDPLQIGFHLSATVVPPQMVPPKGAYNVAVMFDRCRVTSCSCTCGAGAKWCTHVVALCLFRIHNASAVCLRAPVSESLSRLQRDQLQKFAQYLISELPQQILPTAQRLLDELLSSQSTAINTVCGAPDPTAGPSASDQSTWYLDESTLTDNIKKTLHKFCGPSPVVFSDVNSMYLSSTEPPAAAEWACLLRPLRGREPEGVWNLLSIVREMFKRRDSNAAPLLEILTDQCLTYEQITGWWYSVRTSASHSSASGHTGRSNGQSEVAAHACASMCDEMVTLWRLAVLDPALSPQRRRELCVQLRQWQLKVIENVKRGQHKKTLERLFPGFRPAVEACYFNWEEAYPLPGVTYSATDRKLALCWARALPPRPGASRNGGLEESRERPRPLPAEPAVRPKEPGAKRKGLGEGVPASQRGPRRLSAEGGDKALHKMGPGGGKAKTLGGAGCGGKGSVGSGSKRRLSSEDSSLEPDLAEMSLDDSSLALGAEASTFGGFPESPPPCPHPGGSRGPSTFLPEPPDTYEEDGGVYFSEGPEPPTASAGPPGLLPRELCTRDDLPSTDESGNGLPKTKEAAPVVGEEDDDYQAYYLNAQDGAGGEEEKAEGGAGEEHDLFAGLKPLEQESRMEILFACAEALHAHGYSSEASRLTVELAQDLLANPPDLKVEPPPAKGKKNKVSTSRETWVATNTLTKAAFLLTVLSERPEHHNLAFRVGMFALELQRPPASTKALEVKLAYQESEVATLLKKIPLGPSEMSTVRCRAEELREGTLCDYRPVLPLMLASFIFDVLCAPVVSPTGSRPPSRNWNNEMPGDEELGFEAAVAALGMKTTVSEAEHPLLCEGTRREKGDLALALMITYKDDQARLKKILDKLLDRESQTHKPQTLSSFYSSSRPATASQRSPSKHGGPSAPGALQPLTSGSAGPAQPGSVAGAGPGPTEGFTEKNVPESSPHSPCEGLPPEAALTPRPEGKVPSRLALGSRGGYNGRGWGSPGRPKKKHTGMASIDSSAPETTSDSSPTLSRRPLRGGWAPTSWGRGQDSDSISSSSSDSLGSSSSSGSRRASASGGARAKTVEVGRYKGRRPESHAPHVPNQPSEAAAHFYFELAKTVLIKAGGNSSTSIFTHPSSSGGHQGPHRNLHLCAFEIGLYALGLHNFVSPNWLSRTYSSHVSWITGQAMEIGSAALTILVECWDGHLTPPEVASLADRASRARDSNMVRAAAELALSCLPHAHALNPNEIQRALVQCKEQDNLMLEKACMAVEEAAKGGGVYPEVLFEVAHQWFWLYEQTAGGSSTAREGATSCSASGIRAAGEAGRGLPEGRGGPGTEPVTVAAAAVTAATVVPVISVGSSLYPGPGLGHGHSPGLHPYTALQPHLPCSPQYLTHPAHPAHPMPHMPRPAVFPVASSAYPQGVHPAFLGAQYPYSVTPPSLAATAVSFPVPSMAPITVHPYHTEPGLPLPTSVALSSVHPASTFPAIQGASLPALTTQPSPLVSGGFPPPEEETHSQPVNPHSLHHLHAAYRVGMLALEMLGRRAHNDHPNNFSRSPPYTDDVKWLLGLAAKLGDRHGDAAAAEPCSRPQPPACPGLPPAGAALPAGIHAVHPPPPDSPDPCRLRRLCECHPQRSQRLLPDTHGYDAVQRHPAESQAQQTDQGAVAAGLTRDDHLLPLSLTPIGPYTGTQACGYGGPSPRGNESWLDRSSPLSSPVAQTGSCSWAVAWGQDASDPRSLGLGETALSGSGHWVASGIYLAFINI; the protein is encoded by the exons ATGGAGCTGATGTTCGCCGAGTGGGAGGACGGAGAGCGCTTCTCTTTCGAGGATTCGGACCGCTTTGAGGAGGATTCGCTCTGTTCCTTCATCTCTGAGGCTGAGAGCCTCTGCCAGAACTGGCGGGGATGGCGCAAACAGTCAGCGGGGCCCAATTCCCCCACTGGCGGCGGTGGCGGAGGTGGCAGTGGCGGTACCAGAATGCGAG ATGGACTGGTGATCCCACTGGTGGAGCTGTCAGCAAAGCAGGTGGCATTTCATATCCCATTTGAAGTGGTGGAGAAAGTTTACCCCCCAGTGCCTGAGCAGCTACAACTGCGCATTGCTTTTTGGAGCTTCCCTGAGAATGAAGAGGATATTCG ACTCTATTCCTGCCTGGCCAACGGCAGTGCAGATGAGTTCCAGCGAGGGGATCAGCTGTTCCGCATGAGGGCTGTGAAGGACCCTCTGCAGATAG GGTTCCACCTGAGTGCTACAGTGGTGCCGCCTCAGATGGTCCCCCCCAAAGGAGCCTACAACGTGGCTGTGATGTTTGACCGCTGCCGAGTCACTTCCTGCAGCTGCACCTGTGGTGCTGGGGCCAAGTGGTGCACCCATGTCGTGGCCCTCTGCCTCTTCCGCATCCACAAC GCTTCTGCAGTCTGCCTGCGGGCCCCCGTGTCAGAGTCCCTGTCTCGGCTGCAGAGGGACCAACTGCAAAAATTTGCTCAGTACCTCATCAGTGAGCTCCCACAGCAG ATCCTCCCCACAGCCCAACGTCTCCTGGATGAACTCCTCTCCTCCCAGTCAACAGCCATCAATACAGTGTGTGGAGCCCCGG ACCCCACAGCAGGGCCCTCCGCCTCCGATCAGAGTACGTGGTATTTGGACGAGTCGACGCTCACCGACAACATCAAGAAGACACTGCACAAGTTCTGCGGCCCCTCCCCTGTGGTGTTCAG TGATGTGAACTCCATGTATCTGTCTTCCACGGAGCCTCCGGCCGCCGCCGAATGGGCATGTCTGCTGCGCCCTCTGAGGGGCCGTGAGCCAGAGGGCGTCTGGAACTTGCTTAGCATCGTGCGGGAGATGTTCAAGCGAAGGGACAGTAATGCTGCCCCCTTGTTGGAAATCCTCACTGACCAGTGCCTCACCTATGAGCAG ATAACAGGCTGGTGGTACAGCGTGCGCACCTCAGCCTCTCACAGCAGCGCCAGTGGGCACACAGGCCGGAGCAATGGGCAGTCCGAGGTGGCGGCCCATGCCTGCGCCAGCATGTGTGACGAGATGGTCACGTTGTGGAGACTGGCCGTGCTGGACCCCGCACTCAGCCCCCAGCG CCGCCGGGAACTGTGTGTGCAGCTGCGCCAGTGGCAGCTGAAGGTGATTGAGAACGTGAAGCGGGGACAGCACAAGAAGACCCTGGAGCGGCTCTTCCCTGGCTTCCGGCCGGCGGTGGAGGCCTGCTACTTCAACTGGGAAGAGGCCTACCCACTGCCCGGTGTCACCTACAGCGCCACTGACCGGAAGCTGGCCCTGTGCTGGGCCCGAGCCCTGCCCCCTCGGCCAGGCGCCTCACGCAATGGGGGCCTGGAAGAATCCCGGGAGCGGCCCCGGCCTCTTCCTGCCGAGCCAGCTGTGCGGCCCAAGGAGCCGGGGGCCAAACGCAAGGGATTGGGTGAGGGTGTCCCTGCGTCACAGCGGGGTCCCCGCCGCCTCTCGGCTGAGGGGGGAGATAAGGCACTGCATAAGATGGGTCCAGGTGGGGGCAAAGCCAAAACGCTGGGTGGGGCTGGCTGTGGGGGCAAGGGCTCAGTGGGCAGTGGGAGCAAGCGCCGGCTGAGCAGTGAGGACAGCTCCCTGGAGCCGGATCTGGCTGAGATGAGCCTGGACGACAGCAGCCTGGCCCTGGGTGCAGAGGCCAGCACCTTCGGTGGATTCCCTGAGAGCccgccaccctgcccccaccctggtgGCTCGCGAGGCCCTTCTACCTTCCTTCCTGAACCTCCAGATACTTACGAAGAAGATGGTGGCGTGTACTTCTCAGAAGGGCCTGAGCCTCCCACAGCCTCTGCTGGCCCCCCTGGCCTGTTGCCCAGGGAGCTCTGTACCCGGGACGACCTCCCTTCCACAGATGAGAGTGGCAATGGACTCCCTAAAACCAAAGAGGCAGCCCCTGTGGTTGGCGAGGAGGATGACGACTACCAGGCATACTATCTGAATGCCCAGGACGGGGCTGGGGGCGAGGAAGAGAAGGccgagggtggggctggggaggagcaCGACCTGTTTGCTGGACTGAAGCCGCTGGAGCAGGAGAGCCGCATGGAG ATATTGTTTGCCTGTGCTGAGGCCTTGCATGCGCATGGCTACAGCAGTGAGGCCTCCCGCCTCACCGTGGAACTTGCCCAGGACCTGCTAGCCAACCCACCTGACCTCAAGGTAGAGCCGCCCCCTGCCAAG GGCAAGAAGAATAAGGTATCTACAAGCCGCGAGACCTGGGTGGCTACGAACACACTGACCAAGGCAGCTTTCCTATTGACAGTGCTAAGTGAGCGTCCAGAGCACCACAACCTGGCCTTCCGAGTGGGCATGTTTGCCTTGGAGCTCCAGCGGCCCCCAGCTTCTACCAAGGCCTTGGAG GTGAAGCTGGCCTATCAGGAGTCTGAGGTGGCCACTCTGCTCAAGAAGATCCCTCTGGGTCCAAGTGAGATGAGTACGGTGCGCTGCCGGGCAGAGGAGCTTCGTGAGGGGACGCTCTGTGATTATCGGCCAGTTTTGCCTCTCATGTTGGCCAGTTTCATCTTTGATGTGCTCTGTGCTCCAG TGGTTTCTCCCACGGGTTCCCGACCCCCAAGTCGCAACTGGAACAACGAGATGCCCGGGGAtgaggagctgggatttgaagcaGCAGTTGCTGCCTTGG GCATGAAGACAACAGTAAGTGAGGCAGAGCACCCACTGCTGTGTGAAGGCACACGCCGGGAGAAGGGCGACCTTGCCCTGGCCCTGATGATCACTTACAAAGACGACCAGGCCAGACTCAAGAAG ATCTTAGACAAACTCTTGGACCGAGAGAGCCAGACGCATAAACCACAGACACTGAGTTCATTCTATTCATCCAGCCGCCCGGCCACAGCCAGCCAGAGGTCTCCTTCAAAGCATGGGGGCCCATCTGCCCCAGGGGCCCTGCAGCCTCTGACCTCAGGCTCTGCAGGGCCTGCTCAGCCAGGGAGTGTGGCAGGGGCTGGGCCAGGCCCCACTGAGGGCTTCACAGAGAAGAATGTGCCTG AGAGTTCCCCACATTCCCCCTGTGAGGGTCTTCCACCTGAAGCAGCTCTGACCCCAAGGCCAGAGGGGAAGGTCCCCAGCCGCCTGGCACTTGGCAGCCGTGGAGGCTACAATGGACGGGGCTGGGGCTCACCAGGGCGGCCTAAGAAGAAGCACACAG GCATGGCCAGCATTGACAGCAGTGCCCCTGAAACAACGTCGGATAGCTCCCCAACATTAAGCAGGAGGCCACTGAGAGGGGGCTGGGCCCCTACCTCCTGGGGTCGAGGACAGGACAGTGACAGCATCAGCAGCTCTTCCTCAGACTCCCTTGGCTCCTCGTCCTCCAGTGGAAGTCGCCGGGCCAGTGCCAGTGGAGGGGCCCGGGCGAAGACTGTTGAAGTTGGCAG GTACAAGGGCCGCCGTCCCGAGAGTCATGCCCCCCATGTACCCAATCAGCCGTCAGAGGCAGCTGCACACTTCTACTTCGAGCTGGCGAAGACAGTGCTGATCAAGGCAGGGGGCAACAGCAGCACTTCCATTTTCACACACCCATCTTCCTCAGGGGGCCACCAGGGTCCTCACCGCAACCTGCACCTTTGCGCCTTTGAGATCGGGCTTTATGCCCTTGGCCTGCACAACTTTGTTTCTCCCAACTGGCTCTCACGTACTTACTCTTCCCACGTTTCCTGGATTACAG GCCAGGCAATGGAGATTGGCAGTGCAGCCCTGACTATACTGGTAGAATGCTGGGATGGGCACCTGACGCCCCCTGAGGTTGCGTCCCTGGCTGACAGGGCATCACGGGCACGAGACTCCAACATGGTGAGGGCAGCGGCGGAACTCGCCCTAAGCTGCCTGCCTCATGCCCATGCGTTGAACCCCAATGAGATCCAGCGGGCCCTGGTGCAGTGCAAGGAGCAG GATAACCTGATGTTGGAGAAGGCCTGCATGGCAGTGGAAGAGGCGGCTAAGGGTGGGGGCGTATACCCCGAAGTGTTGTTTGAGGTTGCTCACCAGTGGTTCTGGCTATATGAGCAAACAGCAGGTGGCTCATCCACAGCCCGTGAAGGGGCTACAAGCTGTAGTGCCAGTGGGATCAGGGCAGCTGGGGAGGCTGGGCGGGGGCTGCCTGAGGGCAGGGGGGGCCCAGGGACTGAGCCGGTTACAGTGGCGGCGGCAGCAGTGACAGCAGCCACGGTGGTGCCAGTCATCTCGGTGGGGTCCAGTTTATATCCAGGTCCAGGACTGGGGCATGGTCATTCCCCTGGCCTGCACCCCTACACTGCTCTACAGCCCCACCTGCCCTGCAGCCCTCAATACCTCACCCACCCAGCTCACCCCGCCCACCCCATGCCTCATATGCCCCGGCCTGCCGTCTTCCCAGTGGCCAGCTCTGCATACCCGCAG GGTGTGCATCCTGCATTCCTAGGGGCTCAGTACCCTTACTCGGTGACTCCCCCCTCACTTGCTGCCACTGCTGTGTCTTTCCCCGTCCCTTCCATGGCACCCATCACAGTACATCCCTACCACACAGAGCCAGGGCTCCCACTGCCCACCAGTGTGGCCT TGAGCAGTGTCCATCCAGCTTCCACGTTTCCAGCCATCCAGGGTGCCTCACTGCCTGCCCTGACCACACAGCCCAGCCCTCTGGTGAGCGGGGGTTTTCCACCACCCGAGGAGGAGACCCACAGCCAGCCTGTCAACCCGCACAGCCTACACCACCTGCATGCTGCCTACCGCGTCG GAATGCTGGCACTGGAGATGCTGGGTCGCCGGGCACACAACGATCACCCCAACAACTTCTCTCGCTCCCCTCCCTACACTGATGATGTCAAATGGTTGCTGGGGCTGGCGGCAAAGCTGG GAGATCGTCATGGAGACGCTGCAGCGGCTGAGCCCTGCTCACGCCCACAACCACCTGCGTGCCCCGGCCTTCCACCAGCTGGTGCAGCGCTGCCAGCAGGCATACATGCAG TACATCCACCACCGCCTGATTCACCTGACCCCTGCCGACTACGACGACTTTGTGAATGCCATCCGCAGCGCTCGCAGCGCCTTCTGCCTGACACCCATGGGTATGATGCAGTTCAACGACATCCTGCAGAATCTCAAGCGCAGCAAACAGACCAAGGAGCTGTGGCAGCGGGTCTCACTCGAGATGACCACCTTCTCCCCCTGAGTCTGACCCCCATAGGGCCCTATACGGGGACACAGGCCTGTGGCTATGGGGGCCCCTCACCAAGGGGTAATGAGTCTTGGCTGGACAGATCATCCCCACTCAGTTCCCCAGTAGCCCAGACTGGCAGCTGCTCTTGGGCTGTAGCTTGGGGCCAAGATGCCTCAGACCCTAGGAGCCTAGGGTTGGGGGAGACAGCCCTGTCTGGGAGCGGGCATTGGGTGGCCTCTGGTATTTATTtggcatttataaatatataa